The genomic region GTGGCACCAGGATTACAACCAGGTTCGTCCGCACAGCTCTCTGGACAACCACGCACCTCAAACGTTCGCCCGCCTGGAGCGGGCAGGCTGAGTTACGATTCGATCGCAATTGGACTGGACCGACCGAGGGGGGAACCTCACTGGGGAACTGCTGTGCTTCCAACTTGGAGGAGCTCAAGGCCAGGTTGATCAGCGCATGGCAACGCGTACGGTACGTAGAGCTTCCACAGCACTTGCTATCAGAAAGTCAGCACCGTATAGCCTTCGCGCAACAAGGCAGGGAGGCTGGCATGCTGCTTGTGTTCGCTGAGCAGTGGAATTCCAGCCTGCTCAATGACGTCAAGTACACCGTGCGACCTGGCGCAGTACTTGCACGCACCCCGCACCTGAGGGCGCAGGCGTTCGAACAGCGGGTGCAGCCGACTGGCTGGATCAATGATCGCAGCGAGGCTATCCGTGCCACTACCGTCGAACACCACGGTCACCTCGTCGCCGGCTTCGGTGAGCTCCTCGGCCGTGCCGAGCGCGCGGTACACGCGGGCGCTGTCACGTCTGACATCTTCGAAAATTACGATGGCCACTTTGAGGGTCAGGGTCATAGGTTCTCCTTTCCGGGGGCGTGCAGTAGCACGGGGTAGCAGTGGGGGCGGCGGCCCCGTATGACCGCCGCCCCCGCCCGGCTGAAAAATTATTTCATCATGCCGTGGAGGCGTTCGGCTTCCATCAGATGCATGCGGATGACCGGAAGGTATTTGCGGGCCGCCGCGAGGGTTTGCGCGTCGCGTCCGACACTGAGGTACGACTCGAACATCGACACCGTGTGGCGGTGTCCCATGACCTGCATCATCATGTACATCCGGTCGAAGGCCATTCCGCTCATGGTGCTCAGCTTCTGGGCTTCCAGGCGGTGGCCTGAGCTGGGCATCTCCATGATTTTGACGCCCTTCATTGAGGCCATCATGCGCAATTCGTTCTGAGACATGGTGTGGTCCATGATCATGCGTTGTGCGAAGGCACGCACGTCGGCATTCATGGTCTTAGTGATGGCCATGCGCGACGTCATGATTTCCATGTGGTTGCTCATGGATGTGGCGTCCATCCACAGGACATCCGGGCTATTCGACATCATGGCCGTTGGCATCGTGGCGTTCATGCCGCCCTGCATACCGCCGGCGGAAGCAGGAGCGAGGAAGGCGAGGGTGGTGGCCAGTGCAAGTGCGTATTTCATACGTCTCCTTTTAGCGGTTCGTGGATCGTCCAGCTTGAAGCGCCGTTTTCCCAAACTAACGTTCGATCACTTCAGCGGTGTGCCAGATCCATAAACCTTCCCTGGGCACGGATTGATGCAAGGTTAAACTGAATGTCATACTGGGAGCGCCCTGGGCTTGCATGGAGCCCAGTGTGCATCACGGCCGCACAGCAAGGCACCGCTATAACTCTCGACGATGTTGCTATTGTCCCACCAAACCTGCTTGTCATGGACACCTTCTGAAATTGCAACACCTTGGTGGAAGGTCAGTTCGGGACGGGGGCTTGTTCCTCGAAGGCCACCGGCGAGCGGTAGCCCAGGGATGAGTGACGGCGCTGCCGGTTGTAGAAGACTTCAATCCATTCAAAAACCTCCGTTCTCGTCTGGGCGCGAGTTCCCCGTGCCTTACTCAGGTCATTTCTGTCTTGAGGGTGGCGAAAAAGCTTTCCTGAACGCTGTTGTCCCAGCAATTTCCCTTCCTGCTCATGCTCTGTACCGCCTCCAGGCGCTGTAAAGCTTGCCGGTAAGCGGCACTGGCATAGTGGCTGCCCCTGTCCGAATGGTGGAGCAAACCTGCGCCTGGTCGACGTCGGTTCAGGGCCATCTGCAAGGCTTCGGTGACCAGCAGGGTGTCGAGCCGGTCGTGCATCGCCCAGCCCACGATTTTCCGCGAGTACAGGTCCATCACGGTGGCCAGGTAGAGCCACCCTTCCATACAGGGCAAATACGTGATGTCCGTGGTCCATTTCTGGTTCGGCGCAGACGCATAAAAGTCACGATTGAGGATGTTTTCCGCCACTGGGGAGTTATCCTTCGATCGCGTTGTGGTGCGGAATTTCCGTTTGGAGCGAACCTCAAGGTTCGCTGCTTTCATCAGCCTTCCAATTCTGCGGCGACTGACCTGAAGCCCTGCCTCTTGAGCGAGATCCGCTTTCAGTCGAAGCGTGCCGTAG from Deinococcus malanensis harbors:
- a CDS encoding DsrE family protein, with the protein product MTLTLKVAIVIFEDVRRDSARVYRALGTAEELTEAGDEVTVVFDGSGTDSLAAIIDPASRLHPLFERLRPQVRGACKYCARSHGVLDVIEQAGIPLLSEHKQHASLPALLREGYTVLTF
- a CDS encoding DUF4142 domain-containing protein, with protein sequence MKYALALATTLAFLAPASAGGMQGGMNATMPTAMMSNSPDVLWMDATSMSNHMEIMTSRMAITKTMNADVRAFAQRMIMDHTMSQNELRMMASMKGVKIMEMPSSGHRLEAQKLSTMSGMAFDRMYMMMQVMGHRHTVSMFESYLSVGRDAQTLAAARKYLPVIRMHLMEAERLHGMMK